One Rhododendron vialii isolate Sample 1 chromosome 2a, ASM3025357v1 genomic region harbors:
- the LOC131317486 gene encoding uncharacterized protein LOC131317486: protein MERSTLKPKPLLKISAPKIPSMIVKNLITENRDKKRSLMICDGDNNSSLGDHHWNRPKKQKNIAQVTPLEDIHIDTDGFFQDVPESSTPLEDLEAHLGVNNLNLGDELYSQSSRGSIDGPDCFGLLSGKGRSIEEASRQISHEKAPIDMPKVPITEPRQFRVRPSGPALSDVSVFQGIDMIAKSRRKYVSGLWSQLSHKIGKTSLDHVDDIEDEAEKVLEEMRNMKVMDISPL from the exons ATGGAGAGATCAACTCTCAAGCCTAAACCTCTCTTGAAGATTTCTGCTCCAAAAATTCCATCTATGATTGTCAAAAATCTAATCACCGAAAATAGAGACAAGAAAAGAAGCCTTATGATTTGTGATGGGGACAACAACTCTAGCCTAGGTGATCATCATTGGAATCGCCCCAAGAAGCAGAAAAACATAGCCCAAGTCACACCCTTGGAGGATATCCACATTGACACGGACGGTTTTTTCCAAGATGTGCCTGAGAGCAGCACACCTTTGGAGGATTTAGAAGCACAT TTGGGAGTCAACAACTTGAATCTTGGTGATGAACTATACTCTCAAAGCAGTAGAGGTTCTATAGATGGTCCAGATTGCTTTGGATTGCTTTCTGGTAAGGGAAGATCTATTGAAGAAGCATCACGTCAAATTTCTCATGAGAAGGCTCCTATTGACATGCCCAAAGTACCAATAACAGAACCAAGACAATTTCGAGTGAGACCTTCTGGTCCGGCATTATCCGATGTTAGTGTCTTTCAAGGGATTGACATGATTGCTAAAAGTCGGCGTAAGTATGTCTCAGGGTTGTGGTCCCAACTTTCACATAAGATCGGGAAAACCAGCTTGGATCATGTCGACGATATTGAAGATGAGGCTGAGAAGGTCCTCGAAGAGATGAGAAACATGAAAGTAATGGACATTTCTCCGTTATAG